From the Thomasclavelia ramosa DSM 1402 genome, the window AAGAATTAGCTAATTGGGTCAATGATCAATCTACTTGGCAAGAACCACCAATATCAATTGAACCAACGCAAAGCTATGTTGCTCTTGCTGATAAAAATAGAGGAATTGCGGTTATTCCCCAAGGGGTTCGCGAATATGAAATCATTGGTGAGCAAGGAAATCAAATTAGATTAACATTGTTTAGAACATATGGTTTTATGGGTAAAGAAAATTTAGTTTATCGCCCCGGTCGAGCTTCAGGCGAAAGAATCATTGCAACTCCAGCTGCCCAGTTATTAAAAGAAATGGATTTTAAATTAGGATTTACAACTTTTAACTGTGATATTAATAATGCTAATATTGATACTTTAGCCAAAGAATATAACACCCCAATTGAAGTATATGAATACGCAGACTTTTTAAATGGCAGATTGATTTTTGCCCAAGAAGATGAGGAACAAATTTTACCAGTTACTAATTCATTATTTGAAAGTGAAAATAACTTAGTTGTTAGTGCAATCAAAAAAAGTGAAGATGGTGAAGGATATATAATTCGTCTATTTAATGGTAAAGATCATCAGGATATTGGTGATAAACTAACTTTTAATTTTGATATAAGTGAAGCATATTATACTAATTTAAAGGAAGAGAAGATTGAGCAAATAGATGTTGTTGATAATAGTGTAGTAATTAAATCAATATCACATTGTAAATTTATTACGATATTAATAAAATAATTATAATAAACCTATATAGAAAATTACAATCATTATGATTGTAATTCTAATAGGTTTTTTTATTATAATCACATATTTTTTATTAGAGCAATGATTAAAAGTAATAGTAGGTAGTTGATTTTTAAGGGGCTAAGTTAATATATTTTTAAATATAAAATGGTAAAAGTATTGATATATATTTTTTTATTAAGATATGAAAAGGGGAAAAGTGCGTAAGTGAGAATAAAATTAATCAAAAAATAAAAATGTAAATATAGATACTATAAATATTAGTATTAATCCTAAAAAAGACGCCTATTTAATATAGTATTAAACATAATTAAAAAATATTTTTACTAGAAAATAATAACAGTTAATTTTTGTTGTTATTAATGTAAGCGCTTTTGCTTATGAGATAAATATATATTATAATAAAAATATGTAAAAAAATGGAGAGTATAGAGATGGATGTATATGAAATAAAGATAAAATTATATTTATTGAAAGATATAAAAATTGAAGAAACACAGACTTATTTAGCATACTTTATTGATAGTGTAATGGTTAAAGATAATATGTTTTTAGGTATACATGAGACTAATCAGTATAAGTTTTATACTTTTGATAGTTTGTATCCTTTAGCTAAAAATGGGGTTTATCAAAAAGATAATTCGTATATGTTTAGAATAAGAACGTTAGATTATCAATTAGCTCAATATTTATATGATACTTTAGCTAAAAATCGGACTAAAGAATTTCAAGGTCTGACCGCTGAGGTTAAAATAATTAAACCAAAATTAATCAAAAAAATATATACACTTACACCAGTGATTTTAAAAACAGAGCAGGGATACTGGAAAAACAGCATTAAAACAGAGGATTTTGAAAAACGATTAAAAACTAATTTAATTAAAAAATACAAAGATATAACTGGTGAAGAAATTAATGAAGATTTTCAATTATATTATCAAATTAATTTTAAAAATAAGGTTCCGGTATCGAGAAAATATAAAGGAATTAAATTATTAGGGGATATGATTGAATTAGAAATTGCAGAAAATGATAATGCTCAAAAATTAGCTTTTTTAGCAATCGGATCAGGTTTGTTAGAAATGAACGCTAGAGGATTTGGATTTGTTAATTACATATATTATTGAAAGGAGGTTATATAATGCTTGATGAATGTTTACGAATTTTTAAGCAAGAGCTTAAAGATAATACAAATTTAGTTTTAAATACAATAATTTTGGCTGACGGGGATTATGTTTTAGTACATGATGATGGTACTTATGATGTAGAAAAAATTAAATATTCAAAAAAAGATCATTGTTTTATTGAAAAACCTGAAGATGATCTATATGAAAAATTATGTTTTTATGATTATCAAAGTCAAGTAATAGATACCCAAAAAACTTTTGATCTTCCTCATAAATTAATTCTTTCAAATAACTATTTATCATATTTTGTAAAAAAAGAAAAATTGAATAATAAAAAGAAAATTAATGATGCAACTGAAAAATATTTTTTAGCATTAAGTAATCCTAGAGCTAAGTATAATGGTAAAGATTTAGAGATGTATAATTTTGTGACTCAAAATATCAGCGAAGTTGATAAAAGAAGATTATTGCAAAATAAGCAGTGGTTAAAACAATATATTTATAATTTGGATGGTGTTGATTATAATGAAAAAGATTATTTAAAGATTTTTTTTGAAGCAGATTATCATCAATATATTAATGAAGGAAACCGTTATCTTTTGACAAAAATATTTAACTGTAACGATTATAACACTTATGAAAATGAAACAGTGTATGGAGTACCAAATTATAATATGCAATTAAATTCTAACAAACCATTTTTAAAAAATATGACAAGAATGCATAAAGTTCCATTTAAACTTTCCTTGGAAGAAGCATTGATACAAAAACAGTTTTTTGATTATTTATTAAATTATGCTAATAAAGGTAAAACAAATATCTATATTAGTAGTAATGAGAATGATACTAAAAGAATTTATTTTTTAGATAACACCAAAAAAATAAAAAAGGGATTTAATGGGCTTTATCTTAAAATTAAAAAAGACAAAGAATTAAAAATAGAGTATATAGATACAGTTACTGATTATAAAGAATATTTAAGTCCTATGTTTAATTTTCGAAATGTGATTGGTGCTTTTGATGATGAATACTATCAAGAGTATAATAAAAGAAATGAGGTAGAAAAATTACTTAATGATGTCTTGTTTTCCAAGTTTTTAATTAATAATTATTTTACGGATCCAGATAGTATAATAAGTATTAAGGGTGAAAATATTGATGTTTATAAAAAGAATCTTATTACGTGTAGAGAAGCAATTTTTGCTTGGATACATGTAGGGGCAGTGGGAAATATTAAAAATA encodes:
- the cas6 gene encoding CRISPR-associated endoribonuclease Cas6 encodes the protein MDVYEIKIKLYLLKDIKIEETQTYLAYFIDSVMVKDNMFLGIHETNQYKFYTFDSLYPLAKNGVYQKDNSYMFRIRTLDYQLAQYLYDTLAKNRTKEFQGLTAEVKIIKPKLIKKIYTLTPVILKTEQGYWKNSIKTEDFEKRLKTNLIKKYKDITGEEINEDFQLYYQINFKNKVPVSRKYKGIKLLGDMIELEIAENDNAQKLAFLAIGSGLLEMNARGFGFVNYIYY